The genomic interval TTGCCTTTTAGAAAGGTCTTGTGTAAGAGCTTTGTGCTTATTGTCTGGTATGAGCATGCATTTCTTTCATGATCTCTATTATTGTAAAATCATTGTTTTTATTACAGTATGTACATCATACCAATAAACATCCAAACCAGCTGTTTTGTCCTTTTTGCtagataataaatgaataaattaattagattaattgcaTTTTTGCGAATGATGTTGTGattgttttttaaagacattatgaaaaaaaattatgaaaaattatgaaaaaataatggattttgtttttatattaagagtttatttacaaaaacattactgcctgtttttatcagttttcataaatcatgttttgtattgtgttgtttttatagtGTTAGCTGGACTTTTAAGttattattgtttaatcaaaacaacccaactgcagtttgattgatatTAATTGCAATGcagtattaaaaaagaaaagaaaaaaaaaaaaaaatatatatatatatatatatatatatatatatatatatgtttaacattttttttaaaaggttttttttctcaaattaacTGTTCATATATGTATTGGTTTGTTTGTATGAGAGAAGACACTTTCCTCCAGTCCATCAGAAAGAGTGTGGCTTGCGTTTTCAACGCGTTTCTAGGCGCGACCTGTGAACTGCTCCTAGCGCATAACCGACCGTTGACATATTacgtataatttaaaacaaaacaaacagaaacgaTATCTAGTTCACCGACTTAAAAATGGCAAGTAACGTTATATTTCAGCACTTAAACTTGAATATGTGTTTCTAAAATTCAAAGTATGTGTTTGTTAGCATATATCGGTTAACGTTTTTGTAGGCTAACTTCAGCAAGGCGTTGGTATATACGTTAGATATGGCACTTATTAACCAGCTACTGCTCgagtaaatataataaacaaagcaaaaatacgtAACGTTACATTTTCCCGCTGGCAGATTTTAGGGGTTTCACAGAGCTGCTGTTCTGAATGATATTAACTTAGATACTAAGCAGTTTTGACGTTTTAATGACTTGAAGGTGTATGTTGCAGAATGAGGCAGAGAAGACGATCAAGAGGATTCAGGCTCAGAAAGGAGTAGAAGGAGTTATCGTGGTTAACGCAGAAGGTGTCTggcaaatgaaaatgttttggttGCAAACGATGTCATGTGATTCAGTGGTAACATGAATCCGGTCAGTCAAAGAGATCTTTGTTATTTATGTGTGCTTTTTCATAGGCATCCCCATAGAAAGCAATCTAGACCACCAACGTACACTTCACTATACCTATAATTTCCAACAGCTGCTCGCCAGAACTCAGAAAGTGATGAAGGACCTGGACCCTCAGAATGAAGCCACCCTTCTGGATGTTCAAACAGAGAAAAACAATATTCTGGTTTCCACAGGTAAAGAAAAGTACACTTATGTAATGCTAATTTTCATTAGGTTGTGTTTCCCAACAATTAGCGGATCTCAGTAAAGCTCAGAATGAGCCTGAGAAATATTGTATTGGAAAGTGGAGGAACCTTCGAGTCAAAGGTTGAGAGCCACTGGGTTAGACAGGTTTCGGCTGACAGTGATCATATTTGTCTTGAAATTATTTGATTACAGTTTTTTGTAGATCAGCTGtcaatatgtttttaaataattatttttgcactCAGACTCATTTAAATGTCAGGTGTGATATTTGggacactttttttctttcctttttattaCTACTACAGCCAAATATACATCAGGTATTTATCTGATATAGACTGATGATTATGATCATAAATAAgtaatgtattttattgtgtTCTTTCCACAGACAAGGACTATTTTATGATTGCCATAAAAAATCCTAGAGAAGGACCCTGaattctttcttttcttcattatttatttttcagtagttttatttttttattatgttttgtaaTTAATGGACAAAAGTGTTACATTCCATGTTCCAGGAAAGTTAAGTTTGCTGTGAAGAAGCATCCATTAATACAAATATTGAATGTACTGCCTTTGCTTGTTCTAATAGTTTGGTCTCTTTTGTAAGTACTCCAGCTGCTCATCATCTGGAGGCATCAGCGCGACATTATAACATACTGTACCTGTttctgtatgcaaaaaaaaaaagaaaagaaaaagaaaactacagtgcattttcttaattattttatgattgcttaattattatttttttgattgatttgaaTTTACAGAAAATACTAAACTGTTATATATTGTACACTAATattgttaaaattataaaaaaaataattggataGCTTTAAAATGGATCATAATCATAATGATCAAATTCATTAGTTTGGTTACTTATTGGAGAAGAGGAGAGAAGTAAAGCTGATCAAACTTGTTCTGttaaggtcccgttcttcgtgatcccatgttttaaactttagttagtgtgtaatattgttgttagagtataaataatatctgtaaaattctaaagctcaaagttcattggcaagcgagatattttattttatttaacagaattcgcctacatcgaatgaccagtttggactacatccctctacatcctgcagtaatgacgtcacttataaattgtctctgattttatcaggggggcagggtttcatatttttttgaagcacccctacTTCAAAAAGGTAGCAAAAAAAAAGGTAGCAcccctgctgttagcattccattgactcccattcattttggcctCACTTTGatagcgaataactttacatctgagggcGTTTAAAGACTcgatttgtccattaattatttctaatgaaacacgaaaatgtataaaaggctccattaccttgtatcttacgttatggtcccgtagaagcagtttttgtaaaaaaaaataggctaactattgtgtcataaccagcgactctctgtcgcacagtagagaaattaccatatggacaggaggagaagctcgcagacaatcttttactgtctgtaAAGCAATCGGGGGGGCGTGGACACAAAGTTCAAGGGTAATTTTAAGagaattaatcagaatacttaccaaaatttactcctgttcacgctcgccttctcttgaagattcggtgggtgattcagatttctcttggcacagcgattagaaaaTTTACAGGTTGCTCaagtgacatctacgtcatcaagctcagtttgagtctgtgcagtacgcccgacccccaggaagtgcttgcttctaattgacttcactcgtctccattgaatccaatggggtcgctgtgtccatttcttttactgtctatggattttatttaacagaattcacctacatcgaacgaccagtttggactacatccctctacttcctgcagtaatgacgtcactaaaacagttttttgactaacctccgcccacaggaaaacccaaaaagggggcgtggtcttgttgcgctccaacggagaagattgtgtttgtcgccatgtcgtctaaacgctgttattttcatctcggagtacattcacctttgtttggccttcccagggacgctgtacttagagatcaatggttacaatttatgtttaactctgttcccgaaaattataatccacatgtaaaactatgtgcagcacattttgctgaggacagcttcctcaatctcaatcagtttaatgccggattcgcacaaagattattcttgaaagatggagcagttccctctttgtctggagaaggcgttgtttatggaccacaaccggtaagtgtatttttttatttaagttggtgcgtttaacagtttctataACTTATTACATAAAggacaacgctgtttagctttgttaactagatggtagggctgtgcaaaaaatcgaatgcgattttcatgcgcatctcgtcagtaaaggcgttctgtgataTCTCCAGCACGAGCGTTCAgaattgccaggttttcaaaacaaaccatgcccacttgcttctcaaaactaatccaaaactagcccaatcacgtttccaggagggcagtgtgCCCTAAACTGCTGtgaaatcacaacacaggaaccgctgccACAATCAGAAcgcgttacgtatttctgaaggagggactttatagaacaaggaagtcatcagcccgtttttatgacagtgaaaacagcggtatacagataagttaattgtgtgaaaaatactgtgtttttttacacgcaaaacatgaacatgttatattgcacactttaaacacaatcaaagcttaaaaaaaaaccaCGAAAAAACATGACTTTTAAAAACTCATTGGCAGGCAAACCAGTTACAAATTTAATgttaatgaacatttaaaaaaaaatctgttaagaGTGGCATGACAGTATATAGTTGGATAGCTGAGCTCAAGAGACATTGAAAAAAAAGGCAGGAATAACCTACCTCGAAGGCTAAGAAAATCTGACAAAGGAAAATGAGACAGACGTTTAGATGAATCATTTATTTAAGATAGTTTCACTGACAAATGGTTAGACAAATACAACACAAAAAGCAGAATGAGATTTAGAAAACTGCTTTAAACTCACAAACAGACAAGTCCAATTTACATCATAACTACAAAAAGGCATGACCTGAAGCTCTGTACATAAACTTTTTACAATTATCTATTTccatatatacaataaaaatgaacTATGTACAGCATCTCATCCCAGTCTTCCTAAGAGAGAAAAATAGATAACACATCTAAAGATGTACAATAAAAGGGCAGATCAGACCTTGTAAAAGTGCCAGTTTGTCAGCCTTCAAATGGTTAAATACTATACATACAGTAGTACACAGTCCATATGCTAACTAGTCCCCTTCAGTTAGTTACtttaaacaagcttttgagcaaatgtttTCTCTTTGAGATGAACAGGTAACCAGCACCAGATACCACATCATACAACTGACTCATTGTTCTAGGGGCAAAAAAAATAGGACTTACagacaatattcaagaaaatacaACTAATTTCAGATGTTCAGCAAGTGCCAATTTAGTGCTGGTTTTTGAGTTTACCCTGATATCCAGCAGCTTTTTTCTTTCCTGAAAATACATTATTCTAGCTAGTGCTTTAGAGTCAAGAGTCATAACAGTGACATGCTACCATATTTCCAACCTGGTAATAAATGGAAACGTGTCAAAAAATGATTTATTCCATTTATATCCATCACCTGCGCAGACAGCTTATAGTGCACAAGAGCTTTAAGCATTAATCATGTGCACCATGAAACAACAATATAAAGATTGTTTTGAATAGCATTTTAACAGAaacgaacacaaaatgaaaatactTCTGAATGTTGCTGGATCATAAAGGTGATCAGTAGTCTAGTCTGTTCATGGACAGCTTGGGAAAGGACTAACAGCTCCTGACCAGCAGAGGGCATTGTCTGATTGTCTTTATCGTttgctaatcaaaaattaaaatttaatttaattaaaaatgtggtTGCTGGTGTGCTTGCTATTTTATTGATAAATGGTTAATACTGGTCTAAAAAGCTGTGCTGACCCcaatttataatattaaccttgTTTGCACATGTACTTTTGtgtatatgttttgttttgttaatggtgacagaaataaacagtaaaatagtTATATGCTCTTTTTTTGTTGCCATACTTGTGGATGTACACTGCTGTTTAAACGTTTgggtcagtatatatatatatttatatatatatattttttgtaattttttaagtgACAAAAGATTACTTTTCCGAATGAATGctgtttatgtaattttatattcatcaaagaatcctgaaaaagaaaaagaaaacgtaccacattttccacaaaaatattacggTTATATtaagtgttttcaacattcataataagaagaaatgatggctcaaaatcacagaaataaattatatttgaaaatatatataaaaaacgtattttaatttgtaatactatttcacaatattacagttttaactgtagttttgatcaaataaatgcagagatgtttttcaaaaatattaaaaatcttaccgactgccaaacttttgaacagtagtgagtAAGGCTATTTGCCCTCTGCTAAACACACGATTAATCTAAACACATTTGTTCCTCAACCTTCCACAGAAACTTGCAACTACAGCAAGGCCACATGTGCTGTTGGTAAAAGTTGAGTATGTATTCATGGCTCTCATCCTGTGAGATTTCTCTACTGTTATTTATTCATCTAATTACATTATATCCACAAAAAACTCACAAGGGTTGCCCATGGCATGCTGGAATGACTGGCGACTGGCAGTGAGTTCAGGTAGTATGGCCCCTATTTCCCTCACTGGAGGGGCCCCTGGGGGCCCACTGCTGATAGCCCCCTTTGGGGTCAATCTGGCCAGGCTGTAGGGAGGAGGCAGGCCTGGGGGTCCGTAAGAGGAAGCGTGGCTCCGTTCACTGAGCGCACAAGAGGTGTGGCCGTACTTGGAAAAGGGAGCGTGACTGTAGGAGAAGGACGTGCGGCTGTGCTGGGACGGGACGCGGGAATGAGTGTAGCTGCGAGATGAGAGACCATGACTCCAGTGGCTCAGCTGGCTGGCTGAACGCTCAACCCGCCTCCCACCTGCTTGCTTGCCTGAATGGGATTCGCTGCCACCGCTGCCTGCTGATTTACGGTCCTTGTCCCTCAGAACAGGTCGCTGGCTCCTCCCAGCGCTAGGGTTGGAACTACTGCTTCGACTTCCTGAAAAATAAACAGAGGTTTATATGGTTATATGCAGAACAAAGAGTGATATTGCAAAGGAATAAATCAACCTAATGTATTTTATTCTTCAGTCTTTACATGACAACAGTTTTCAAGGTTAACCTCTGCACAgtgacaaagaaaataaaaactggtTGTGGACAGCAGGGAAAAACATATATTGACAGACTGCAAGTGACTACAGTTTGGGgtttgttcttttttctttttttatgtttttgaaagtctcttatgatcaCAAAGACAATCTTGTgacatattacaatttaaaataaaagctttcaattttaatataaaaatgttatttattcctgtgatgacaaatctgaatttttagcagtcattatttaatgactttaatgtgacatgatccttcagaaatcattctaattcgcTGATTTGGTCTTCAAAAAACATTTCCTATTGTTAGCAGTGTAGAAAACCATTTTGACTcttaattttattgtaaaaaaagtttgcagttaatgaagatcTGCGAATAACAGGAACACTTCATCCCTCACTAACTCTATAATGACAAATCTTGTGCATTCCTTGCTCTTCGTTCAGTCATCCCACATTCCAAGAGAATGATTAAAATCTGATGAAAAATTATGAGCTGATGAAATACATCTATCAGATGTGCAATTAAAGCTGGATGAATTTGAGACTGGAGTCAAATGACGATGCAAATGAAATCATGAGGTGCTCCATCCTGAATTCATAACACGTCAAACAAAAGCCACATTATTTCACTCTTACATAACAGGCATGGCAAAGCTTTACATACACATTTGGGATCTACATTGATATTGTCATTTGCATTCCCAGACTAGTGTGTATGCTTGTTTTTTCCACAACACACGACATGCTGAGAAATACAGTGATGAGACGCGAGGCAGCAGAACAAATCTAGCATCAGAAATACCCCAGTCATGGAGAGAGACATGactgtaagagagagaaagagagagagggggagagagagagagagagagagagggagggaggctGCCTTACCGGACACCCCAGGGTTGGGACTACCTCCTTCATCAGTCTGCCATTGCTCAGCAGAAATAAACAGGAAACAACACAGTTAAGCCGTCTGTCTATCTTAACACCAGAAGCTCTATCAATTAAATATCATCCTCACAGCCTAAGAGCATTACTGGAATCTGCtcagtaaaaataaaatcttatatgTGCTCATATaagatatttatttacatgttgtgatatgttagaatttacagtaaaatagcgATATGTAGAGTGGTCACAATGCCAACTTTTCAGTTGTTGATACGAGTTGGACTTAAATTTAGAGCATAGTGCATTATTTCGTTAAGTTTAAAATTTAAGTTACatgatacaaatattttaaaaagtcttaaattattTCTTTGTTAAATCAActcaattaaataattgtttgtaaTCAGAGGtcagtatttatgttttatttcatgaCATATTTGATTAATGTCTTACACGTAGATATTTTATACTGAATGGAATCAGTGTACTGAATATACTTTTCACAtcccataaaataaaatcagcactagtgttcaaaagtctggggttagtaaggttgttgtttttttaagaaattgataatgttattcagtaaggatgcattcaaatggtgaaaatgacttttaaatatcataaaagaTTGTAATTTCAAGTGCTGTTCTTTTATAACTTTCAGTTCATCAACGAATACTGAAAAAAGTTTTAcagttcaaataaaaatgttactataaaaaaaaaaataataataataataattatgtatatatatatatatatatatatatatatatatatatatatatatatatatatatatatatatatatatttttttttttttttttttttttttacataccagatttctgaaggatcatgtgacactgaagactgaagtaatggttgctgaaaatatAACTTTGCCATAACAGGGAtaagttacattttcaaaaagaaaacaggcctttaaaattgttataatatttctttatattactgtttttaatgtgtttttgataaatgcagccttggtgagcataaaaacattttaaaaaatcttaccaaccccaaacttaatatatatagttaatatataGTATCTAAAATCAAtgttctttaaatatttaaaagtttttcCACACAGCCAAGCATCTGCCCTAGTTTACTTTCTTTGACTGCTATCCATATGCTGCAAACCTTACAACACACCTGAACCATCACTCAGAAGATGGCAGATCACTCCAACTGCTCTCTAAAGGCAACTCACGAACACATACACAACAGGCTGCTGAGTTTCCTTCCTGACATCTTCACTGAGCTGGTGCATGGCATGTGTGAAATGAGCAACAGGTTATGCATTAATGTGAAGCAGTGGATTGAGATGGATGTGTTTTTGCAATGCATCAGCGTTGAAGGCAAAAAGCACAAGAGAATGAGATGAATGCAAGCACTGCAGATGAAATCATGACAAGAGCTGAAATCTATTCTTAAAATGTTGAGGACAATAAAGTAAGAGAGATGCCTGAAAGGTTTTAAACATATTATCTTAAGAGACCCCATAAAATACTACAGTTGGGAAGGGTTGACCATATTTGAAATAACACTTGTGATGGAATagcagtatataaataatataagtcACGCCTGAAATTCATATTTAGAATGTGCAAAGCTTTATATTTTCATAACTACTGCATTCAAGCAAATACAGTATACTGCACAACAAGATTGGctatttcatacatttaaaacaatttaactaTGTAACTATAAgatcttttttttctagttttgaaCTAGGCTGATATTTATTTCGGAAGCTCTTACTGTGATGGATAACCTTTCCGTACTCACCCTCACTGTGATGACTTCCTGCGCTGCCACTGTGGAAACTGTGGCAGGGGTCCGAATATCCTGGGGGGAAACCAGAGGGTGGTGTGGAGAAGGGTGGGTAGGGAAAGGGCTGGCCGCCCATGGGCCACGGGTTAGTGGATGGAGGGGGGAGAGGGGCCAATGTGTCCTGCTCTGAACCAGCACCACTCGATCCCTCATTCAAGTTTAGTGTAGCCATATCtaaggagaaagaaaaaattttaaAGAGGTTAAATGTACCTTTTAAATGGATCGGTATaaaacttaaaggaatagttcagacgAAAATTTAATTTGGCTGAAAATATACtctctctcaggccatccaaaatgtagatgagtttgtttcttcattagaacagatttggagtcatttctcattacatcacttgatcacaaaaggatcctctgcagtgaatgggtgccatcagaatgagagttcaaacagctgataaaaacatcaccatgttaacatcttgtgaagtgaaaagcttcttACTTGTAAGAAACGAATCCATCTTTAAACCCTAATAACACATATAAATCCATCTGTTTTTGCTTGAAAATGctgcttgatttgtgcatatttctcacctgattgaagaaagcaatattacaGAGCTAATGGTTTGAAGATGTCTTAATGAtacatttattacaaacatgaGCCTTCCACTTgacaaaatatacatttgtgTTAGTGTGGATatgtcatatttttttaatatcagtTGATTACAGTTTATCAGTTTAAGAAACCaacggcctgagggtgaataaaatTTCACCTAATTTTCacgtttgggtgaactattcccttaAAGGAAATGTAGAGATGTGTTGTACTTTGGCAGAGATCTCCAAATGTGTAGTAGCACTGTTCAGAGAAGGTGATCTTGTTGACAGTGTGTCTGAGATAGCCATGTTTGAGCAGACTGCTGGCATATTTTCTGGCATCCCGTCGGTCTTTGAATCCCTCGACCCGTGAGTAGAGCCAGTCTACTACATCACCTCCTGTAACGTGAGATCCAGAGAGATTACAAATAAAAACCTATGCACCAGGTGTATTAAGTTATCTAATACCTTGAAATATTAACACCATAGAAACAGttctgttaactgaaataaagtcaaATATAGATAAAAACTTTAACAGTCTAATTGAACAAGCATGATTTTTATCAGTAATAAAATCTCACAAACAGGAAGAAAACGAGAGCTCACCTATAACAGCATTAGCTATAGTAATTTTTAGCCACATTCTGTCCCTTATTTCTAGTCCTGAGTCTGGGAGCTGCATCACCTTTACAATAGTGGCCATGTCCGTCTTTCCCACTGTAAGAGGGAGATCGTCAAACTCTGTGAAAGACAACTAGATGATTAGCATCACGCTTTGGAAAAAGAAGATGCTGTGATCTGTCAGAAAGAAAAGTCTGTACCGTTTTGTGGGTAAGATCCTGTAAGTGCAGTAGTGTGGGAAATCCATGCTGCCGGGTCAATAGGTCTAACTGGTTCAGCTTTGGAAAAGAAAAAAGCAGAGTAAGGCCGAGAAGATGGATAAGTATGTCTGTGCCTGACATTTGTGTATctgaaagaaatgtaaacaaagcattTGTGTATACTGACCTCTGGGTATTGTGAAGTAACTGCGAGGGGAAGGGTCCCAGCATTTGGCAACAGTGAGACTGATGGGCCTACAGAGGACAAGTACAATATTTAGTCAAAACACACTTACATCTGAGACAATTCTGACATCTTGCGCCTGTTCATTCTTACCCATTCTTTGAGACAATCTCTCTGAGGATCCTGACTGCATCATCATTGCTCATGTTTTCAAAGTTCACGTCATTTACCTGCAAGTCAAAATGTGGCATAAACATACGttacctttttgaatatttattatttacaatatatttatcattattttgaattattgtgaGGCACCAGCAAATTTCCAAGGGGGCCTCAATGTGACTTGTGAAAATTTAAACCAAtaattgtattgttattatttaaaaatatatttaaaagtgtgatttataTACTTTCAAATATcttgtaaatgaacaaaaaaatataaaaggtcattgatatttttttttatgaaaatacattttcttcTATGTATGCCAAGCCTTAAAATgtaggtaaaacatttttttaaatatataaatatgatggCCTTTGAATGTTCAATGTCCCATGtgtcaacaaaaaaataataaaaagtaaagacttttactttaaaaataaacttgtttttacattaatcattttgaatatttaaaaaccttttaaacCATTTCAAAGTTTACCTATAAACCTAGTATAAACTAAGATCCTCAGCACTGTTTTGAATTTACATACAAGCCAACTGGGACCTTCCATGTTCATGAATATAAAAGCGGCAACAAATTTGTACTGTATTTAACTGACCTAATACTCATACCTTAAAGTAATGTTCCTAATATCAGTGTGCTACACTGTGCCATGCCGATATAAAGCTGCAGTCTAATCCATAATTATTACTGTAATCTGCTGCTCAACAGCAATAAGCAGCTGCTGCAGGCATTGAAGGCAGCATCTGCATCTACAGACGATGGCTAAAGCTACAGAGCACGGAGCCAGAGGCCAAATTTCATCCCTAaaaactaatgtaaattcaagcCGTATGTCCCTGCAGTATATAATCGCTTTAATACACCACAGTATCTTCCACCGGCAGAGCCAATCCATTGCATTATACTAATCTGCTTTTCAAACAAGGAGTAAAAAAACTGAGGCTATTAGATGTTTTTACAGAGATAGTCCacacaaaaatttacattttgtctcatttactcaccctcatgtcgttcaaaagaagatattttgaaga from Carassius carassius chromosome 44, fCarCar2.1, whole genome shotgun sequence carries:
- the LOC132126685 gene encoding dynein light chain roadblock-type 1-like, with product MLQNEAEKTIKRIQAQKGVEGVIVVNAEGIPIESNLDHQRTLHYTYNFQQLLARTQKVMKDLDPQNEATLLDVQTEKNNILVSTDKDYFMIAIKNPREGP
- the LOC132126646 gene encoding segment polarity protein dishevelled homolog DVL-1-like isoform X1, which gives rise to MRDCIHLASIILDILFIVSARLYRQHQEHALFSGNCSHRILMAETKIIYHIDEEETPYLVKLSVAPEKVTLADFKNVLSNRPVNSYKFFFKSMDQDFGVVKEEVSDDNAKLPCFNGRVVSWLVLAESSHTDGMSVCTDSHTELPPPLERTGGIGDSRPPSFHANAVNSRDGMDTETGSESVLRHRRERERERTRRRRDEFPRVNGHSKAERVVRDKGMACDSGSMMSSELESSSFIDSEEDENASRLSSSTEQSSSFQLMKRHKRRRRRHKVAKIDRSSSFSSITDSTMSLNIITVTLNMGKISLPCTCTHTVHHKFIPSVFSFICTEKYNFLGISIVGQSNDRGDGGIYIGSIMKGGAVAADGRIEPGDMLLQVNDVNFENMSNDDAVRILREIVSKNGPISLTVAKCWDPSPRSYFTIPRAEPVRPIDPAAWISHTTALTGSYPQNEFDDLPLTVGKTDMATIVKVMQLPDSGLEIRDRMWLKITIANAVIGGDVVDWLYSRVEGFKDRRDARKYASSLLKHGYLRHTVNKITFSEQCYYTFGDLCQNMATLNLNEGSSGAGSEQDTLAPLPPPSTNPWPMGGQPFPYPPFSTPPSGFPPGYSDPCHSFHSGSAGSHHSEGSRSSSSNPSAGRSQRPVLRDKDRKSAGSGGSESHSGKQAGGRRVERSASQLSHWSHGLSSRSYTHSRVPSQHSRTSFSYSHAPFSKYGHTSCALSERSHASSYGPPGLPPPYSLARLTPKGAISSGPPGAPPVREIGAILPELTASRQSFQHAMGNPCEFFVDIM
- the LOC132126646 gene encoding segment polarity protein dishevelled homolog DVL-1-like isoform X2, producing MRDCIHLASIILDILFIVSARLYRQHQEHALFSGNCSHRILMAETKIIYHIDEEETPYLVKLSVAPEKVTLADFKNVLSNRPVNSYKFFFKSMDQDFGVVKEEVSDDNAKLPCFNGRVVSWLVLAESSHTDGMSVCTDSHTELPPPLERTGGIGDSRPPSFHANAVNSRDGMDTETGSESVLRHRRERERERTRRRRDEFPRVNGHSKAERVVRDKGMACDSGSMMSSELESSSFIDSEEDENASRLSSSTEQSSSFQLMKRHKRRRRRHKVAKIDRSSSFSSITDSTMSLNIITVTLNMEKYNFLGISIVGQSNDRGDGGIYIGSIMKGGAVAADGRIEPGDMLLQVNDVNFENMSNDDAVRILREIVSKNGPISLTVAKCWDPSPRSYFTIPRAEPVRPIDPAAWISHTTALTGSYPQNEFDDLPLTVGKTDMATIVKVMQLPDSGLEIRDRMWLKITIANAVIGGDVVDWLYSRVEGFKDRRDARKYASSLLKHGYLRHTVNKITFSEQCYYTFGDLCQNMATLNLNEGSSGAGSEQDTLAPLPPPSTNPWPMGGQPFPYPPFSTPPSGFPPGYSDPCHSFHSGSAGSHHSEGSRSSSSNPSAGRSQRPVLRDKDRKSAGSGGSESHSGKQAGGRRVERSASQLSHWSHGLSSRSYTHSRVPSQHSRTSFSYSHAPFSKYGHTSCALSERSHASSYGPPGLPPPYSLARLTPKGAISSGPPGAPPVREIGAILPELTASRQSFQHAMGNPCEFFVDIM